The DNA window CCCGGCCCGTATTCGACGTCCTCGAAGAGAATTCGTCCGCCGACGTGGACCGGTGCCTGCCGTCGGCCGGTCGGTAGTCCGTGGGCCTTCTCGACGTCGACGGCATACCTGTATTCGAGCACCGACTGCACTCCGTCGGCGAGCAGGCTCAACGTGTCGAGCAAGGCCTGCCGATATCGCCTGGGACGCCTCAGCTCGATCTTCCGGCGCATCGTTCCTATCGACACTGCGCCGGCAGAGAGCGCACTGACCAGAATCGCCGACGCCTCACGAGCGGACGCAGCTGCGACAGCCAGATCCATTGCCGTATCGGGCTTACTCGTTCGCGGTGGATCGAAATCGACACCGATGTGCTCGATAGCCAACGAACGATGCATCACGACGCCAGGATGGATCTCGGCGTTGTGCGATGACGTCGGCCGGGCCGAGTTACGCCGGACCACAGCAGGCTGATGGATTGCGGAGCACCCGCGCGGCACGGTGATGTGGACCGGGCCGTCGTCCATGCGCGTCATGCCCCATTCGAACGCTGCCGTGTCGTGACTGATCATCGCGCCACGGCCTCCGTACAGCACGGCTGCGCGCAGTGTCATCTCGCGGCTCAGCGGCCCATTGGTGACCGCTATGACGTTCCGGAACACTCGAAGCCACGCCCCCGACTCGACCTGATGCCGGACGGCCTGCGGCGTGAACCCGCACGACCGCAACTGGACCGTAGTCACAAGACCGTGCTGCGGATCGAGAATCTCCTGAGCCAGCGTCGGCCGCTTCGAATTCATGCTTGGAAATGATGCACAACGACGGTCAAGGCGAGTGCCGAAAACAGGCGGGTTATGCACAGGGTGTGGATAACTTCAGTGGCGCGGTTGAGTGCACGTCAGGACACTTAACCGCGCCACTGGAGGCGGAGCCGACCAACCAAATCAGAGCCCTACAGAACCCGCCGTCCGGTGAGCGCGCGGCCGAGCGTGAGTTCGTCCGCGAACTCCAGATCCCCGCCCATCGGCAGGCCCGAGGCCAGCCGGGTGATCGAGAGGCCTGGAAAATCACGCATCATCCGGACGAGATAAGTCGCGGTCGCTTCGCCCTCGGTGTTCGGATCGGTCGCGATGATGACCTCGGCGACATCGACGCCGTCCTCCTGATTCCCGACGCGCACCAACAACTCGCGAATCCGCAACTGATCAGGCCCGACGCCGTTCAACGGATCGAGCGCACCACCGAGGACGTGGTACCTGCCTTTGAACTCCCGAGTGCGCTCCACGGCCTGAACGTCTTTCGGTTCCTCGACGACGCAGATTATGCTGCGATCACGCCGGGGATCGGCGCAGATCCGGCACAACTCCTTGTCGGAGACCGTCCCGCACACAGTGCAAAATTGGACGCCGTCGCGGACCCGCTGCAGTGCATTGATGAACCGGTCCACCTCGGGCGGTTCGACGCCCAGCAGGTGAAATGCGATGCGCTGAGCGCTTTTCGGGCCGACTCCCGGCATCTTGCCGAGCTCGTCGATCAGATCCTGAACAGGACCTTCGTACACGCGCGAACTCTCTTAGAAGCCGGGGAGCCCGAGCGATCCGCCGCCGAGCCCACCCGCCAGCGGTCCGAGCTTCTCGGCAGCAACAGCCGACGCAGATTTCGACGCGTCGGCGATGGCCCCGATGATCAGATCCTGAAGAGTCTCGACATCCTCGGGGTCGACGATCTTCGGATCGATCACCAGGGAAACCAGCTCACCCGTCCCCTTGACCGTCGCCGTGACGAGCCCTCCGCCCGCCTGGCCGGTCACCTCGGCTTCGGCGATCTCGGCTTGCGCAGCCATCAGCTGCTGCTGCATCTGCTGGGCCTGCTGCATGATCGACGCAATGTCGGGCTGCTCACCGGGTTGCACAGTGGTGTCCTCTCGGTTCGGGTACTCCAGAGCCAGAGTAGTGGGTAATTCAGCCTTGCCGACTAACGCACTTCACGTTCCAGATTCGCCAGCGTCTGCGCCTGGATCTTCTTCAATCCCAGCGGAGCGAAGGTCTTCTCGAAGAACCCGCCGATTCCGCCCGCACCCTTCCACTCGGTTGTGGTCGTCACCTCGCTACCGGTTCCGGACGGGGCGACGGTCCAGGTCGTGACCATCGAGGAGTTGGCGTCGCGTTCGACGATGCTCGATCCGTCGACGGTGACGGTTGCCTTGACGTTGCGCGATCGCTTCGACGTAGCCTGCAACGTCCACTGCGCAACAGTGCCGTTCCCCTGGCCGCCTTCGACGACGATGTAGTCGAGGTACTGCTCGGGAAGAATCCGCGGACGGACGGTCTCGTAGTCGGCGAGTGCCGCCAGAACCTGATCGGGCGCCTGAGCGATGGTGATCGAACTGCTCGCGCTTACCTGTGCCACGTGTACGTCTCCTTGGATCGTTGATGCCTCTGGTCCCATCCTGCACTCCGGGGCGACCGATCGAGAAAGAACAACGTCATGGATGTGATGCGCCTCACCGCTGACCGTCTCAGCTGTGAAATCAAGATGGTTGCACCATGCATTTGACCGATTTGCGCATATCAACGACAACATTTGCGTGAAGTTTCGCGCTCCGGGTGCCATTCTCGGTGGCCCAGTGCGAGCAGTGGAGATAGCGTCTCCATGTGGCTTACGCGATAGCACTCCCGAGACGAAGGCCCGCACCCCGCGAGAGCGGATTCGCCGCGCACCGCGCAGGGGTGAATCTCTTGCTGGACAGCTATCGGGCGATACCCGCGAACGCGACAGTTCGGCTGGCAAAGAAGACGTCGAACCTGTTCCGGGCACGCTCGACGACGAGCGCACCCGGTTTGGACGTGTCCGGCCTGACGAGCGTCATCTCGGTCGACCCGCAGAACAAGACCGCCGATGTCGCAGGCATGTGTACCTACGAGGACCTGGTAGCGGCCACTCTCCCGTACGGCTTGGCGCCGCTCGTCGTCCCGCAGCTCAAGACGATCACTCTCGGAGGTGCGGTCACCGGACTCGGCATCGAGAGCACGTCGTTCCGTAGCGGTCTGCCGCATGAGTCGGTGTTGGAAATGGACATCCTCACCGGTCGCGGTGAGATCGTCACCGCAACTCCCGACGGTGAACATTCAGACCTGTTCTGGGGCTTTCCCAATTCGTACGGAACTCTCGGATACGCGACTCGGTTGAAAATTCAGCTGGAGCCGGTACTGCCGTTCGTCGCCCTGCGCCACGTCCGCTTCGACGATCTCGACGTGATGCAACGCGTCATGGACGAGATCGTCCGTGACCGTGTCTACGACGGCACCGAAGTGCAGTATCTCGACGGCGTCGTCTTCTCGGCCGAGGAAAGCTACCTGACCCTCGGTATTCAGACGGCCGAACCGGGGCCTGTCAGCGACTACCACTCCGGGCCTGACATCTTCTACCGCTCGATCCAACACGGGAGCGCGACACCGAAAACCGACCGACTGACGATCCACGACTACCTCTGGCGCTGGGACACCGACTGGTTTTGGTGCTCACGCGCATTCGGTACACAGAATCCGAGAATCCGACGATTCTGGCCGAAGAAATACCGTCGTTCCAGTTTCTACTGGAAGCTCATTGCGCTCGACCGAAAATACGACATCGCCGATCGCCTGGAGGCACGCAAGGGCAACCCGCCGCGGGAACGCGTCGTTCAGGACGTCGAAGTACCCATCGAGAACACTGCGGCGTTCCTGCGCTGGTTCTTGAACGACATCCCCATCGAACCGCTGTGGTTGTGTCCGTTGCGTCTTCGCGAACCGGCACCACCCGGCGCCGACGCAGCTCGCCCCTGGCCGCTGTATCCGCTCGAGCCGAAGAGGACCTACGTCAACATCGGGTTCTGGTCGTCGGTTCCGATTGTTCCAGGAGCCCCCGAAGGTGCAGCCAACCGGGCGATCGAACACAAGGTGACCGATTTCCAAGGGCACAAGTCTCTCTACTCGGATGCGTACTACACCGAGTCGGAGTTCGCCGCGTTGTACGGCGGCGAAAGGTTCGTCGAATTGAAGAAGCGTCACGACCCTGATTCACGTTTGTTGGATATGTACTCGAAGGCGGTGCAAAGAAAATGACAACGTTCAAAGAACCCACGACACGCGAGACCCGAACCCATAAGCTGACCATCTCGGAGATCCTCGAGCTGGTCTCCGACGGCAACATTCCGCTCCGATTCACCGCCTACGACGGAAGTGCGGCGGGGCCCGAGGATGCCGAAATCGGCCTGACTCTCAAGAGCCCGCGCGGAACCACCTATCTGGCAACCGCTCCCGGCGATCTCGGGATGGCGCGCGCGTACGTCTCCGGTGACCTCGATGCCGTCGGCGTCCATCCGGGCGACCCGTACGACCTGCTCCGGATCATG is part of the Rhodococcus sovatensis genome and encodes:
- a CDS encoding type IV toxin-antitoxin system AbiEi family antitoxin domain-containing protein codes for the protein MNSKRPTLAQEILDPQHGLVTTVQLRSCGFTPQAVRHQVESGAWLRVFRNVIAVTNGPLSREMTLRAAVLYGGRGAMISHDTAAFEWGMTRMDDGPVHITVPRGCSAIHQPAVVRRNSARPTSSHNAEIHPGVVMHRSLAIEHIGVDFDPPRTSKPDTAMDLAVAAASAREASAILVSALSAGAVSIGTMRRKIELRRPRRYRQALLDTLSLLADGVQSVLEYRYAVDVEKAHGLPTGRRQAPVHVGGRILFEDVEYGPGGLIVRLDGQQFHSAKQTRFRDRRRDNAAELAGRASLGFGWDDVAHDPCGVYRDVRDVLVRDGWDDASYPCENCAVARKNASECT
- the recR gene encoding recombination mediator RecR produces the protein MYEGPVQDLIDELGKMPGVGPKSAQRIAFHLLGVEPPEVDRFINALQRVRDGVQFCTVCGTVSDKELCRICADPRRDRSIICVVEEPKDVQAVERTREFKGRYHVLGGALDPLNGVGPDQLRIRELLVRVGNQEDGVDVAEVIIATDPNTEGEATATYLVRMMRDFPGLSITRLASGLPMGGDLEFADELTLGRALTGRRVL
- a CDS encoding YbaB/EbfC family nucleoid-associated protein, coding for MQPGEQPDIASIMQQAQQMQQQLMAAQAEIAEAEVTGQAGGGLVTATVKGTGELVSLVIDPKIVDPEDVETLQDLIIGAIADASKSASAVAAEKLGPLAGGLGGGSLGLPGF
- a CDS encoding SRPBCC family protein, which translates into the protein MAQVSASSSITIAQAPDQVLAALADYETVRPRILPEQYLDYIVVEGGQGNGTVAQWTLQATSKRSRNVKATVTVDGSSIVERDANSSMVTTWTVAPSGTGSEVTTTTEWKGAGGIGGFFEKTFAPLGLKKIQAQTLANLEREVR
- a CDS encoding FAD-binding oxidoreductase, which codes for MAYAIALPRRRPAPRESGFAAHRAGVNLLLDSYRAIPANATVRLAKKTSNLFRARSTTSAPGLDVSGLTSVISVDPQNKTADVAGMCTYEDLVAATLPYGLAPLVVPQLKTITLGGAVTGLGIESTSFRSGLPHESVLEMDILTGRGEIVTATPDGEHSDLFWGFPNSYGTLGYATRLKIQLEPVLPFVALRHVRFDDLDVMQRVMDEIVRDRVYDGTEVQYLDGVVFSAEESYLTLGIQTAEPGPVSDYHSGPDIFYRSIQHGSATPKTDRLTIHDYLWRWDTDWFWCSRAFGTQNPRIRRFWPKKYRRSSFYWKLIALDRKYDIADRLEARKGNPPRERVVQDVEVPIENTAAFLRWFLNDIPIEPLWLCPLRLREPAPPGADAARPWPLYPLEPKRTYVNIGFWSSVPIVPGAPEGAANRAIEHKVTDFQGHKSLYSDAYYTESEFAALYGGERFVELKKRHDPDSRLLDMYSKAVQRK